Within the Candidatus Neomarinimicrobiota bacterium genome, the region TAGCCGAGTACGGGATAGGTGGAAGCCATCTGCCCTATTTCAGCAGCACCCCCGTATTCTGCGGGACAAAGGCATCTTCAATGATTTGGAGTAATCCTGTGTCACTAAGCGTGCGAGGTAGCTGCCGGCAGCAACATCCCGGCCACTTTGCCATTGCTCGTGTGCTGGATCAAGCATCCGGGGCATGCTCTGACTCCCCATCAAGCGCTTACCAGTCGCACAGCGGCGACGATTCTCTGATTATTATTTTCTCGTCGGGTTGTGCTACTTTCATCAATAAAATTCTAAAATAACGCTTGACTCTGTACCATAGTCCAGACTGTACATTTGGCAGGAGGATAATCATGGGTACTACTTTTTCAATAGGAAAATTGGCGCAAGAGGCGCAGGTGAACATTGACACCATTCGCTTTTACGAGCGCAGGGGACTACTGCCTGAGCCTGAGCGTCGGGCGTCGGGATACCGTGTTTACAATGCCGATGCGGTGGACAGACTGAGGTTCATTGTCCACGGCAAGGAGCTGGGCTTCTCACTGGCGGAGATATCCGATCTGCTGACGCTTAAGGTCGATCCTGAAACCAGTTGCGGGGCTGTAAAACTGCGCGCAGATGCGAAGATCTCCTCGGTACGCGAGAAAATCGAAGCACTCCAAAAGATCGAGCAAGCCCTCACAAAACTGTCCAGTGAGTGCCACGGTGCAGGGCCACGGGGTGACTGCCCCATCATCCATGCTCTGGAATTTGTGGGTGAGGCCTAAAGTTGACGATCAAGATTGCAAGGAACCCAACATAACCGAGGAGAATAGCATGGCTATAAACGAACAATGGATAAAAGAATTTTTGGGGACCTTCCCCGATGAATTCATCCAGCTCAATGAAACTGAGCAACGCATCTCAGCGCAGATTTATCGGTTGCTTGCGGAAACCGGAAAGCCGGTTTCTGTCCAAAGCCTCGCCAAGAGTTTGAACTTGCCTGAAAGCGAGGTGCATCAAGTCCTCGATGACTGGACGGGCTTGTTCTATGATGACGAAAACAAGATTGTCGGTTACTGGGGGCTGGCCCTGGGGAAAACGGCGCATCGCTTTGCGGTGAACGGCCACACGCTCTATGCCTGGTGTGCCTTGGACAGTCTGTTCATCCCCCAGATCATCGGGCGGACCGCGCAGGTGGAGTCGCTTGATCCTGTGAGCAAGGAGGTTGTTCGACTGACCGTAACCCCCGAGGGGGTGGAGCAGGTTGAACCCTCCGGTGCAGTGACTTCCTTAATGTTCATTTTGCCTGAGATTGACCAGATCCGGTCGGACGTGATCAAGAGCTTCTGTCACTATCTGCATTTTTTCGCAGCTCCGGAGACCGCTGAGAAATGGGTGGCTCAAAGCCCCAAGAGCTCCGACTTGCTGACGCTATCCATTGAGGACGCTTTCCGGATTGGGTTCGAGAAAAATCTGCTGCAGTACCGGGATATCCTCGACTCTGAAGCATCGATCGAAGTTGTTTGATGGATCAACAGCTGCCCCCGGGAATCGGCCAACGAACAAATCGCCCAACCTAAGGAGTACACTCATGGAAACCCAAACTCAACTGAACCCGACTACAGCGACGCACCTGTTCGATTTCAACGGAGTCGGCAACGCGGAGCTCGGCGAACTTGTCTCATCCGCCGATCTGTATCGGGCGAAGCCGGCCCCGGGTGGCCCGAACGCATGACGCCGCACTACGACCTGGCCGTGATCGGGGCTGGGCAGGGCGGCCTGCCGGCGGCCCATTTGGCAGCTCGGTTAGGTGCCAAGGTGGCCCTCATCGAGATGCGCGAGGTTGGAGGAACGTGAGTCAACGAGGGGTGCATACCCACCAAGACCTTGTTAAGGTCTGCCGAAGTCATGCATCTGGTCCAGCGCCGCGCGCAGCAGTTCGGCGTTCGGGGCATCGATCCCGACGCGCTTTCCTTTGACCTGGCCGCCGCCATCCAGCGCAAGGATGCCATCGTTGGCGGAATTATCGACGGCATTTACCGCAATCTGAAAAAGAATAGCGGCATCACTTTTCTCACCGGCCGGGCAGCCTTTGCCTCGCCCCAGGAAATCCGCGTGGACGAGCAGCTCATCGCGGTTGACAAGACCATTCTGGCCGTGGGCGCGCAGGTTACCCAGCCACAAATTCCTGGGCTGGAGGAATCCGGCTACATTACCAATGATGAAGCCTTGCATTTGGATCGGCTGCCGGCTTCGATGATTATCATCGGCGCCGGCTATGTGGGCGTGGAGTTCGCCCAAATGTATGCTCGCTTCGGCACCCGCGTCACGCTGGTTGGCCGCGCCCCCCGGGTCATGCCCGGCGAAGAACCGGAGCTCTCCGATCTGCTGGTCGACATCCTGCGCTCAGAGGGCATCGAGGTGCAAACCTCCACCGAGGTGCTCACCGCCGGGCGCAAGGGAGGACAGCCCTACGTCACCACGCGGAAGGATGCGACCGAGCAGCGCCTGGAAGCCGAGCTGCTCCTGCTGGCCGCCGGCCGCACTGCGCGTACTGCCGGGCTGGGCCTGGACCAGGCCGGCGTCCACATGGCCGGTAATTTTCTACAGATCGACAACCAATTGCGAACCACGGCCCCCAACATCTGGTCTCTGGGCGATGCTAACGGCGGCGCCATGTTCACTCACCGCGCCAAGTTTGACGGCCCCATCACGGCCCTCAACGCCGTGCGTGGCCTGGAAAGGACCGTGGATTACCGCGTCGTGCCCCGCGCCGCCTTTACCGAACCAGCCCTGGCCAGTGTGGGGCTCACCGAGCAGCAGGCTCGGGACGCTGGCTACGACGTCAAGGTCGGCCGGGAGTTATTTGCCGGCTACGGCCGGGCGAAGGCCCTGGCCGAAACTGAAGGGCTGGTGAAACTGGTCGTTGACGCCGCCACTGATGAGATTCTCGGCGGCCACATTCTCGGGCCCCACGCCGATCTGCTCATTCACGAGGTGGCCGTGGCCATGCACGACCACGGCGCTATCGAGCGACTCACAAAGACCATCCATGTGCACCCCACCTTGAGCGAGGTGGTCAAGGGTGCCGCAAAAGCCGCCCAATGAACTCGCAGGCTCTGTAATTTTGTGCAGTTCGGGTGGCATGCAAAGGAGCGAATCATGATGATGACAGAACTAAATAGAGCTGTGCCATTGTTTGGGATCATCCCGCTGATGATCGTCGGGGTTATGGCGCACAATTCTCAGTCGGGGCCCATGCCGGACCTACCGGAGTCCCAGGTCATGGTGCAGTCGGCCTATGACTTTAGCGACACGGTGGAGCTGCTCACTGCCGCCATCGAGGAGCAGAACCTGATGGTGGTGAAGACCATCGATATCCAAAAGATGCTGAAGATGGTGAACAAACAGGTGGGCGGGATGAAGCAGCTGTTGTTCTTCCACCCCCGGTATATGAAACGCATCATCGAGACGAATCCTCAGGGCACCATAGAGGCGCCATTTAAGATCGCCGTCATGGAGCGACCCGACGGTGGGGTGGTGGTAAGGTACATCAAGCCGTCCGCACTGCTGGGCAAATATTCCGGCCTCGAGGAATTGGGGCTTGAATGGGATGGGATCGTGGGACAAATCGCCACGTCTGTCCTGCCATAGGTCTGACCGATGGAAAATCCTGACCGGCGCAGGACCCTTCTGATTTTGCTGGCCCTCTTCACGGGTGGCGCCGTCCCCATACAGATGATAACCCTGTCGTTCGGTTATGCCCAGTACCTCCAAAAAGTCCCGCTGGGTCCCAAGATGATCATGGTCGCGCATGAATTTGCCAGGGGCTACATCCCCCTGGTATACATCCCGGCACTTGTCATCCTCACCGGAATTATCCTGTACAGCCGGT harbors:
- a CDS encoding DUF302 domain-containing protein: MPDLPESQVMVQSAYDFSDTVELLTAAIEEQNLMVVKTIDIQKMLKMVNKQVGGMKQLLFFHPRYMKRIIETNPQGTIEAPFKIAVMERPDGGVVVRYIKPSALLGKYSGLEELGLEWDGIVGQIATSVLP
- a CDS encoding FAD-dependent oxidoreductase, whose amino-acid sequence is MTPHYDLAVIGAGQGGLPAAHLAARLGAKVALIEMREVGGT
- a CDS encoding heavy metal-responsive transcriptional regulator, with the protein product MGTTFSIGKLAQEAQVNIDTIRFYERRGLLPEPERRASGYRVYNADAVDRLRFIVHGKELGFSLAEISDLLTLKVDPETSCGAVKLRADAKISSVREKIEALQKIEQALTKLSSECHGAGPRGDCPIIHALEFVGEA
- a CDS encoding NAD(P)/FAD-dependent oxidoreductase — its product is MLRSAEVMHLVQRRAQQFGVRGIDPDALSFDLAAAIQRKDAIVGGIIDGIYRNLKKNSGITFLTGRAAFASPQEIRVDEQLIAVDKTILAVGAQVTQPQIPGLEESGYITNDEALHLDRLPASMIIIGAGYVGVEFAQMYARFGTRVTLVGRAPRVMPGEEPELSDLLVDILRSEGIEVQTSTEVLTAGRKGGQPYVTTRKDATEQRLEAELLLLAAGRTARTAGLGLDQAGVHMAGNFLQIDNQLRTTAPNIWSLGDANGGAMFTHRAKFDGPITALNAVRGLERTVDYRVVPRAAFTEPALASVGLTEQQARDAGYDVKVGRELFAGYGRAKALAETEGLVKLVVDAATDEILGGHILGPHADLLIHEVAVAMHDHGAIERLTKTIHVHPTLSEVVKGAAKAAQ